A stretch of Raphanus sativus cultivar WK10039 unplaced genomic scaffold, ASM80110v3 Scaffold0273, whole genome shotgun sequence DNA encodes these proteins:
- the LOC108829452 gene encoding LOW QUALITY PROTEIN: uncharacterized protein LOC108829452 (The sequence of the model RefSeq protein was modified relative to this genomic sequence to represent the inferred CDS: inserted 2 bases in 2 codons; deleted 1 base in 1 codon), with the protein MNLGTSEEESAQEIHIPADINWEMLDKSKFFVLGAALFSGVSGALYPAVLMKTRQQVCHHSQGSCIKGAFTLVGHEGLRGLYRGFGTSLMGTIPARALYMTALEVTKSNVGSAAVSLGFTEAKASAAANAVGGLTAAMAAQLVWTPVDVVSQRLMVQGSNGFVKCCNYVNXFDAFRKIVRVDGVKGLYRGFGISILTYAPSNAVWWASYSVAQSMVWXGIGCYVCKKGEESGNTVKPDSKTVMAVQGVSAAVAGSVSALITMPLDTIKTRLQVLDGEDGNGKRGPSIGQTVRNLVREGGWTACYRGLGPRCASMSMSATTMITTYEFLKRLSAKNHDGFYSKSY; encoded by the exons ATGAATCTCGGTACTTCCGAGGAAGAATCAGCACAAGAGATTCACATCCCAGCTGATATCAACTGGGAGATGCTCGACAAATCAAAGTTCTTCGTTTTAGGCGCAGCTCTGTTCTCAGGTGTCTCTGGAGCTCTCTACCCTGCCGTTTTGATGAAAACTCGGCAACAAGTCTGCCATCATTCTCAAGGCTCTTGTATCAAAGGCGCG TTTACTCTCGTGGGACACGAAGGCCTAAGAGGATTGTACAGAGGATTCGGCACTTCTCTGATGGGAACGATCCCCGCTCGCGCCTTGTACATGACGGCTTTAGAGGTTACCAAGAGCAACGTCGGCTCTGCTGCTGTTAGCTTAGGGTTTACAGAAGCTAAAGCCTCTGCTGCTGCTAACGCGGTTGGTGGGTTAACGGCCGCGATGGCGGCTCAGCTTGTTTGGACTCCTGTTGATGTGGTTAGCCAGAGACTTATGGTTCAAGGAAGTAATGGTTTTGTTAAGTGTTGTAATTATGTTA GGTTTGATGCGTTTAGGAAGATTGTTAGAGTTGATGGGGTCAAAGGGTTATACAGAGGGTTTGGGATATCGATTCTGACTTATGCACCGTCTAATGCGGTTTGGTGGGCTTCTTACTCTGTTGCGCAGAGTATGGTTT GCGGGATTGGGTGTTATGTCTGTAAGAAAGGTGAAGAGAGTGGGAACACGGTTAAACCGGATTCTAAGACGGTGATGGCTGTTCAGGGAGTTAGTGCTGCGGTTGCTGGGAGTGTTTCTGCTTTGATTACGATGCCGTTGGATACGATCAAGACGAGGCTGCAGGTTCTTGATGGGGAAGATGGTAATGGGAAGCGTGGACCGAGTATTGGACAGACGGTTAGAAACTTGGTTAGGGAAGGTGGATGGACAGCTTGTTATAGAGGATTGGGACCAAGATGTGCTTCTATGTCAATGTCTGCAACCACTATGATCACTACCTACGAGTTCTTGAAACGGCTTTCTGCTAAGAACCATGACGGGTTTTACTCTAAATCATATTGA
- the LOC108829447 gene encoding nuclear transcription factor Y subunit A-3, with the protein MYQMNKKDSTLPYLNTSISWGGVIPTDPLGLKVGDARPQHMQSAKQISFQDLDSPSSQSTGQSYAEVVSSGDDNPSKQFSFSIISGSEETQQKGFATHPNLASMTGVPSIHFAPTQANFSFQYADPRIGGLLAATYLPQGPTCNPQTVGGMVPGRVPLPVEITETEPVFVNAKQYHAIMRRREQRAKLEAQNKLIKARKPYLHESRHVHALKRPRGSGGRFLNTKQLLQESEHAAAKEQERDKSVHQERKKANTSTFEAHTLQHNKDRGSTTSGSDITSASDGADIIGHTEFQFSGFQKTQTNRAMLVHGQSNDMHGGGDLHHFSVHI; encoded by the exons ATGTATCAGATGAATAAGAAAGATTCCACTTTGCCTTACCTGAACACTAGCATCTCATGGGGTGGTGTGATTCCAACGGATCCCCTTGGCTTGAAAGTGGGGGATGCAAGGCCTCAACATATGCAAAGCGCAAAGCAAATCAGTTTTCAGGATCTGGATTCACCTTCATCTCAGTCCACTGGTCAGTCTTACGCTGAAGTTGTGAGCAGTGGGGATGATAATCCttccaaacaattctcattttcaataatatcaG GATCTGAAGAAACTCAGCAGAAAGGATTTGCAACTCATCCTAACTTAGCCTCAATGACAGGAGTCCCAAGTATTCACTTTGCTCCTACGCAG GCTAACTTCTCCTTTCAATATGCTGATCCACGTATTGGTGGTTTATTGGCTGCAACTTATCTACCACAGGGACCG ACATGCAATCCCCAAACGGTGGGTGGTATGGTTCCAGGTCGAGTTCCACTACCAGTGGAGATCACGGAAACTGAGCCAGTCTTTGTCAATGCGAAGCAATACCACGCAATCATGAGGAGAAGAGAGCAACGTGCCAAGCTTGAGGCTCAAAACAAATTAATCAAAGCCCGGAAG CCGTATCTTCATGAATCTCGACATGTTCATGCTCTGAAAAGGCCAAGAGGATCCGGTGGAAGATTCCTAAACACCAAACAACTTCTTCAAGAATCCGAACACGCTGCTGCTAAAGAACAAGAACGTGACAAGTCGGTCCATCAGGAAAGGAAAAAGGCAAACACGTCTACATTCGAAGCTCATACGCTGCAGCACAACAAAGACCGTGGCTCAACCACTTCTGGCTCAGACATTACATCTGCTTCCGACGGTGCTGATATAATCGGACACACTGAATTCCAGTTTTCTGGTTTCCAAAAAACTCAGACTAACCGAGCTATGCTTGTTCATGGTCAGTCAAATGACATGCATGGAGGTGGGGACTTGCACCATTTCTCTGTCCATATCTGA